TCGATTTTGTCATGGATGACATTTCCGCCTATGACAACGAATCGGTTGGCGCGGCGGCGCGCATTGTCCATCAGGGCTGCTGTGAGGTCGTTGCCGATTACTTCACCATTGCGCCTGTTCACGATGGTGAGGAAATGGAAGAGATTCGCCTCGAAGAGAATTATGACAGCCGTCAGTACCGTCTCATTGGCCAAGTTCCCGACACGCCTCCCTACACAGGACAGGTCCTCCACCGCGGCTGGAAAACCTCTGCCGTAAAACGGCCGCAGATGGCGAATGTCGCTGAAGCCCCCAGCCTCAAGGAGATTATCGCTCCCGCTGAGGTGGAGATCAACTGAGCCATCCGCAGGAGGACACGTCATGGATTCAGGTTACGCCATCGGCATCGACCTCGGCACATCCAATTCCGCCTTGTCCATCGCCTCACTGGAAAAGAACGCTCCGCTCCAAAGCATTGAGCTTCATCAACAGGTGACGGCTCAGGGTTGTGAAGCGCACAGCACACTGCCGTCGTTTCTGTATCTGTTCACGCCGCAAGAGCAGAGTCAGGCTCCCCGCCTGCCCTGGCAAACGGACGAACCGTCATGGACCGTCGGTCGTTTTGCTCAGGAGCACGGAGCGAAATCGCCGGACCGGCTGGTCAGCTCGGCCAAATCATGGTTGTGTCACAGCGGCATCGATCCCCAGCAAGCGCTGCTACCCTGGCAGTCGTCGCTGAAAGATCGGCTACTGTCGCCGTTTGCCGCTCAGGTGGCCTATTTGAGCCATCTGCGTCAGGCCCTGTTACATCATCTGGCGGTCAACGGGCAGCCGACGGACCTGAATTCAGCCAGCGTCACCCTGACGGTGCCGGCCTCGTTTGATGAAATCGCCCGCATCCTCACCGCCGATGCCGCCCAGGAGGCGGGCTGGGGTGAGGTCACCTTGCTCGAAGAGCAACAGGCGGCATTTTATGCCTGGTTGGACCGTCATCAGGAGAGCTGGCGCGACCAGGTGCAGTGTGGCGATCTGATTCTGGTATGTGACGTCGGTGGCGGCACCGCGGATTTCAGCCTGATTGCCGTGGCGGAAAACGCCGGCGAGCTGGCCCTGGAACGGGTCAGTGTCGGCAAGCACCTGCTGCTCGGCGGCGACAACATGGATCTGGCCCTGGCGTATACCCTCAAAGCGCAGCTCGAAGCAGCGGGCTCCAAACTCGACAACCAACAATTCACGTCACTGGTGCATGGCTGCCGTCTCGGTAAGGAAGCGCTGTTTGCCGATCCGCAGCGTCAGGACTATCCCCTGTCTCTGGCCGGACGCGGTGCCAGTCTGCTGGCTCGGACCCTGACCAGCAGCCTGTCGCGAAGCGTGCTGGAACAGGTGGTGATCGACGGCTTCCTCGCCCGCACGACCATTGATCAGTTGCCGCAACAGCAACCGCGCTCCGGCTTACAGGATTTCGGCCTGCCCTATGTTCAGGACCCGGTGCTGACCCGCCACCTTGCCGCGTTTCTCATTGACAGCGCCACCAATGTCTGCGCCAACGCCGACCTGGAAAACAGCCTGCGTTCCCACCTGCACAGTGATCAGGGCCGACGCTGGCTGCGCCCGACAGCGGTGCTGTTCAACGGCGGCATCTTCAAGGCGGAACCGATCCGCCGGCGGGTGTTTGACGTGCTGCAGCAATTCAACGGCGACACCCCGTTGCGCCAATTGCAGGGCGAGCAACTCGATCTGGCCGTGGCCAACGGTGCTGCCGTCTATGCGCGCCAGCAGGCCCTCGGCGAAGGGATCCGCATCAAAGCCGGAATCAGCCGCTCCTATTATATCGGCATCGAAAGCAGCATACCGGCCATCCCCGGATTTACGCCGCCGCTCAAAGGACTGTGTGTCATTCCCCAAGGCATGGAAGAAGGCAGTGAAATCACCCTCGAAGGTCAGGAGTTCGGCCTGATGACCGGCCAATCAGTTCAGTTCCGTTTTTTCAGTTCCACCACCCGTGCCGGAGACACGACCGGCGACTGGGTTG
This region of uncultured Desulfuromonas sp. genomic DNA includes:
- a CDS encoding Hsp70 family protein → MDSGYAIGIDLGTSNSALSIASLEKNAPLQSIELHQQVTAQGCEAHSTLPSFLYLFTPQEQSQAPRLPWQTDEPSWTVGRFAQEHGAKSPDRLVSSAKSWLCHSGIDPQQALLPWQSSLKDRLLSPFAAQVAYLSHLRQALLHHLAVNGQPTDLNSASVTLTVPASFDEIARILTADAAQEAGWGEVTLLEEQQAAFYAWLDRHQESWRDQVQCGDLILVCDVGGGTADFSLIAVAENAGELALERVSVGKHLLLGGDNMDLALAYTLKAQLEAAGSKLDNQQFTSLVHGCRLGKEALFADPQRQDYPLSLAGRGASLLARTLTSSLSRSVLEQVVIDGFLARTTIDQLPQQQPRSGLQDFGLPYVQDPVLTRHLAAFLIDSATNVCANADLENSLRSHLHSDQGRRWLRPTAVLFNGGIFKAEPIRRRVFDVLQQFNGDTPLRQLQGEQLDLAVANGAAVYARQQALGEGIRIKAGISRSYYIGIESSIPAIPGFTPPLKGLCVIPQGMEEGSEITLEGQEFGLMTGQSVQFRFFSSTTRAGDTTGDWVDDTAELEETSSLTLTLPGSDDQQGQLIPVQLHAHINALGILELWMQHSHSEQRWKIEFNVRGSS
- a CDS encoding DUF2760 domain-containing protein, coding for MPVLTLFTIAVLSTLFYAQVPVQFQQPLQMAALALLLLQLVQSLLKLGKNNTPPQPEPQPEPVEPPQPAAAVQYDSSDDCDAAVVQLMSRLQEKGRLIDFVMDDISAYDNESVGAAARIVHQGCCEVVADYFTIAPVHDGEEMEEIRLEENYDSRQYRLIGQVPDTPPYTGQVLHRGWKTSAVKRPQMANVAEAPSLKEIIAPAEVEIN